In the genome of Coraliomargarita algicola, one region contains:
- the menD gene encoding 2-succinyl-5-enolpyruvyl-6-hydroxy-3-cyclohexene-1-carboxylic-acid synthase produces the protein MSLPVTELFDLIARSNVNSAWGALTVEVLARLGVECIVTSPGSRSTPLTIAAARNARVEALTILDERSAAFYALGLAKRTGRPVALVCTSGSAAVNYWPAVLEASMSGTPLLLLTADRPAELRGCSSGQTIDQLKLYGDCVRHFSELALPECTPGMLAYLRQTLVHAVNISLGANAGPVHLNFPFRDPLSPDPRATQGVVAASVMEEAATVSTRPCEAVALGVGLDLVALERLSSHSKGLIIVGAENPRCGDEAFADAVAMISNKLGWPVLADVLNPLRNHASESSALITRYDSFLRGAESESSSLQPTAILQIGTLPTSKVLRAWLGARDAVSFLLTARPLNTDPLHRVATPLYGDVHSLAEHLQHQRVDTEWAAEWSSCEARATLAIDQQMQGIETLFEGKVAWLLSQHLPVGTTVFLASSMSVRYAEYFWVAGNRACGVYCNRGANGIDGTLSTALGVAHGGSPAVLLTGDLAFLHDSNGLLAANQLRGSLTVILINNNGGGIFEHLPVAELDPPFETYFSTPQNVDIAKVCAAHGVPHQAISDWAQLVATITGATVPGLRILELTTDRKADRQHLLEILSASTL, from the coding sequence ATGTCGCTGCCAGTCACAGAACTCTTTGATCTTATCGCCCGCTCTAATGTGAACTCCGCATGGGGAGCTTTGACTGTGGAAGTTTTGGCCCGTTTGGGGGTGGAGTGTATCGTGACCTCTCCGGGCTCACGTTCGACTCCATTAACGATTGCTGCAGCACGGAATGCCAGAGTGGAGGCGCTGACGATTCTGGATGAGCGTTCGGCGGCTTTCTATGCTCTGGGACTGGCGAAGCGAACTGGACGTCCGGTGGCTTTGGTATGCACTTCGGGGTCGGCAGCGGTGAACTATTGGCCCGCGGTGCTGGAGGCTTCGATGAGTGGTACCCCGCTATTATTACTGACGGCTGACCGTCCTGCTGAGTTGCGAGGATGTAGCTCGGGCCAAACGATTGATCAGTTAAAGCTCTACGGCGACTGCGTGCGGCATTTCTCGGAATTGGCTTTGCCCGAATGCACGCCTGGGATGTTGGCATATCTGCGGCAAACATTAGTGCATGCGGTCAATATTTCTTTGGGAGCGAATGCCGGACCCGTGCATTTGAATTTTCCATTTCGCGATCCGCTCTCGCCAGATCCGCGTGCCACGCAAGGGGTGGTGGCGGCTTCTGTCATGGAAGAGGCTGCTACGGTGTCGACGCGTCCCTGCGAAGCGGTCGCACTCGGTGTCGGCCTTGACCTGGTGGCGCTGGAACGCTTGAGTAGTCATAGCAAGGGCTTGATTATTGTGGGCGCAGAAAATCCGCGTTGTGGCGATGAAGCCTTTGCAGATGCAGTGGCTATGATTTCGAATAAACTCGGATGGCCCGTGTTGGCCGATGTGCTCAATCCTTTGCGCAACCACGCGAGCGAGAGTTCGGCATTGATCACTCGCTATGATAGCTTTTTGCGAGGTGCAGAGTCTGAGTCGAGCTCGCTACAGCCTACGGCGATCCTACAGATCGGCACTTTACCAACTAGCAAAGTCTTGCGTGCGTGGCTGGGGGCGCGCGATGCAGTATCTTTTTTGCTCACTGCGCGACCGCTGAATACGGATCCTCTGCACCGGGTGGCGACCCCGCTGTATGGGGATGTGCATTCCCTGGCGGAGCATTTACAACATCAACGTGTCGACACTGAATGGGCGGCGGAGTGGTCAAGTTGCGAGGCACGTGCCACATTAGCGATCGATCAACAAATGCAGGGGATTGAGACGCTTTTTGAGGGGAAGGTGGCCTGGTTACTCTCGCAGCATTTACCCGTCGGCACGACTGTCTTTCTGGCGAGCAGTATGAGCGTTCGCTATGCTGAATATTTTTGGGTGGCGGGCAATCGGGCCTGCGGGGTGTATTGCAATCGCGGGGCCAACGGGATCGATGGAACTTTGAGTACTGCATTGGGGGTCGCCCATGGCGGATCGCCTGCGGTTTTATTAACGGGGGATCTCGCCTTTTTGCACGATAGTAATGGACTGTTAGCTGCGAACCAATTGCGCGGTAGTTTGACGGTAATTTTGATCAATAACAATGGAGGTGGGATTTTTGAGCACCTTCCTGTCGCTGAGTTGGATCCTCCGTTTGAGACCTACTTTAGCACGCCGCAGAATGTGGATATTGCGAAAGTGTGTGCCGCACATGGTGTGCCTCACCAAGCGATCTCGGATTGGGCGCAATTAGTGGCTACAATTACCGGGGCCACTGTGCCAGGTCTGCGTATTTTAGAGTTAACTACCGATCGCAAGGCAGATCGTCAGCACTTGTTGGAAATCTTGAGTGCATCCACTCTGTGA
- a CDS encoding TraR/DksA family transcriptional regulator, which yields MANTLKKAVVSREGAAANKKSTPIVFSLDDVEELMAAKKSEISKQEEAPKKSTPAAKVQPTKKVIVDDKPVEKRVLGAASLADILGFNPSEKKKTTELGESEIPQKWQKYYDLLIELRAHVSDEISLHTSDTLKHSRDDSSDDRSVESGTDAFDHDFALSLVSSEQDALNEIEAAILRIKDGTYGVCEITDKPIPAARLTAVPFARYSVEGQAEHEKSQHRKNNRIAAGGIFGDVTDAPKLESSDDDEE from the coding sequence ATGGCAAATACTTTAAAAAAAGCTGTTGTTTCGCGCGAGGGCGCAGCCGCCAACAAGAAATCCACGCCGATCGTATTTTCTCTCGACGATGTCGAAGAATTGATGGCGGCCAAAAAGTCAGAAATTTCCAAGCAAGAAGAAGCACCAAAGAAGAGCACGCCCGCAGCCAAGGTTCAGCCAACAAAGAAAGTCATTGTTGATGATAAACCTGTTGAAAAACGCGTGCTCGGGGCCGCTTCACTCGCAGACATTCTGGGCTTTAATCCGTCTGAAAAGAAAAAGACCACTGAATTGGGCGAAAGCGAAATCCCCCAAAAATGGCAAAAATACTACGATTTACTGATCGAACTACGTGCCCACGTTAGCGATGAAATAAGCCTACACACATCCGACACTCTCAAACACTCACGAGACGACTCCAGCGATGATCGCTCCGTCGAATCCGGCACAGATGCCTTTGACCACGACTTCGCACTGAGCTTGGTTTCCAGCGAGCAAGACGCCCTCAATGAAATCGAAGCCGCCATCCTCCGAATTAAAGACGGCACGTATGGTGTGTGCGAAATTACCGATAAGCCCATTCCAGCCGCACGTCTGACTGCAGTGCCCTTTGCACGCTACTCCGTAGAAGGCCAAGCTGAACACGAAAAGAGCCAACACCGTAAGAATAACCGCATCGCGGCAGGAGGCATCTTTGGCGATGTCACCGACGCACCGAAGTTGGAGTCCAGCGACGACGACGAAGAGTAA
- the ileS gene encoding isoleucine--tRNA ligase codes for MAQDLKDTLNLPQTNFPMRGNLVEREPKRINHWKKIGLYDQIQAKNSGGASFILHDGPPFTNGDLHLGHALNKTLKDTILRYKWMAGYNAPYIPGWDSHGLPIEHKVSRELQDSGRTDYTPLEVRKACAKFADKYRVIQSEQFERLGVTADWANEYWTIHPEYEAAELETFANFVEQGLVYRSKKPVYWSIPCATALAEAEIEYKDHTSISIFVKLRLSEAARAKLDLPDEDSSILIWTTTPWTLPANLAVSVHPNIEYSAIKTAAHGTLIVATPLLDSVVAECKLEGVETVATFLGAQLEKLEARHPFIDRPSPILLAEYVTTESGTGCVHTAPGHGLDDYITGINNGLEVYCPLDDKGCYVDDGQVPASLVGLSVLETGDGKPSAANLGVLRIIAENGSLIAKKKIKHSYPHCWRSKTPVVFRAMDQWFIALDKKGDRARALESLDNVNFIPSWGKNRICAAVENRPDWCISRQRTWGVPIPAFYDEDGGAYMDADVIRAISQKVSQTGTNLWFEQTAAEILDGIELPADWPSPDQLKCGTDTLDVWIDSGSSHRAVLQKRPNLKWPADLYLEGSDQHRGWFQSSLWTSVIADKAAPYKNLLTHGFIVKEDGTKLSKSDGAARPLNEWIEGYGADIIRLWICSQDYRGDVPVSNKIVKNVANNYRNLRNTLRFQIGNLHDFDSAKYAVPLDQLNALDKWVLHELGLLVRKVTEAYEAYEFHRAFKDFIDPFVANTLSATYHDVLKDRLYTRSPNDPLRRSSQTAIHIIFSVFTRLIAPLVPFTADEAWSYAQNDSDFGDQPIALTDWPVVDPAWDDSETAADIRELRNFLSTQLNDRLEALRQQKAIGQSLDAKAVITGSLSNADFARLKKYEADLPELFILSEVSLIESPEASELKIEVAHADGVRCPRSWRWVPELVETEAWGAVSPRCAEALKSI; via the coding sequence ATGGCGCAAGACCTCAAAGACACGCTCAACCTCCCACAAACAAATTTCCCCATGCGGGGTAACTTAGTGGAGCGCGAACCCAAGCGAATCAATCACTGGAAGAAAATCGGTCTCTACGATCAGATCCAGGCGAAGAACAGTGGGGGTGCAAGTTTCATTTTGCACGACGGCCCCCCCTTCACAAACGGTGACTTGCACTTAGGGCACGCACTCAACAAGACCCTGAAAGACACCATCTTACGCTACAAATGGATGGCTGGCTACAACGCGCCCTACATCCCAGGCTGGGATAGTCATGGTCTGCCAATTGAGCATAAAGTCTCCCGTGAATTACAAGACTCTGGACGCACGGATTACACGCCGCTGGAAGTGCGTAAGGCCTGTGCTAAATTTGCCGACAAGTATCGCGTCATCCAAAGTGAGCAGTTTGAACGCTTGGGCGTCACGGCTGACTGGGCCAATGAATATTGGACCATTCACCCCGAATACGAAGCCGCCGAACTAGAAACTTTTGCAAATTTTGTCGAGCAAGGCCTCGTTTATCGTAGCAAAAAGCCAGTTTACTGGTCGATCCCCTGTGCCACTGCGCTCGCAGAAGCTGAAATTGAGTATAAGGACCACACCAGCATCTCCATCTTCGTCAAACTGCGTCTGAGCGAGGCAGCACGCGCGAAGCTCGATTTGCCTGATGAGGACAGCTCAATCCTGATCTGGACCACCACTCCATGGACGCTGCCCGCCAATCTCGCGGTGTCGGTACACCCCAACATCGAGTACTCTGCGATCAAGACAGCGGCACACGGCACCTTAATCGTGGCCACTCCACTGCTGGATTCGGTCGTTGCCGAGTGCAAACTCGAAGGTGTCGAAACCGTTGCCACTTTCCTCGGCGCGCAGCTGGAAAAGCTCGAAGCACGCCACCCGTTCATCGATCGTCCCTCCCCAATTCTGTTGGCCGAATATGTGACCACCGAGAGTGGCACAGGCTGCGTCCATACTGCACCAGGACACGGTCTGGATGACTATATCACAGGTATAAACAATGGCCTGGAAGTTTACTGCCCGCTCGACGACAAGGGTTGCTACGTAGACGACGGTCAAGTGCCCGCAAGCTTAGTCGGCCTCTCAGTCCTGGAAACCGGCGACGGCAAACCATCCGCCGCCAACCTGGGCGTGCTGCGCATCATAGCAGAGAATGGCTCACTCATCGCGAAGAAAAAGATCAAGCACAGCTACCCACACTGCTGGCGCTCGAAGACTCCAGTCGTCTTCCGTGCCATGGATCAGTGGTTTATCGCGCTCGATAAAAAGGGTGACCGCGCCCGCGCACTGGAATCCCTGGACAACGTAAACTTTATCCCCAGCTGGGGTAAAAATCGCATCTGTGCAGCTGTCGAAAATCGCCCGGACTGGTGCATCAGTCGCCAGCGCACCTGGGGCGTGCCGATTCCGGCCTTCTACGATGAAGACGGCGGCGCCTATATGGATGCCGATGTCATTCGTGCAATTTCTCAAAAGGTCTCCCAAACAGGCACCAACCTTTGGTTCGAACAAACAGCTGCCGAAATCCTCGACGGGATTGAACTGCCCGCGGACTGGCCCAGCCCGGACCAGCTCAAGTGCGGCACCGACACACTCGACGTGTGGATCGACTCCGGCTCCAGCCACCGCGCAGTGCTGCAAAAACGTCCCAACCTGAAATGGCCGGCCGACCTCTACCTGGAAGGCTCCGACCAACACCGCGGCTGGTTCCAAAGCTCACTCTGGACCTCTGTCATCGCCGATAAAGCAGCGCCTTATAAAAATCTCCTGACACACGGCTTTATTGTGAAGGAAGATGGCACGAAGCTGTCCAAGAGCGACGGCGCCGCCCGTCCACTCAATGAGTGGATCGAGGGTTATGGTGCAGATATCATTCGTCTGTGGATTTGCTCTCAGGACTACCGCGGCGATGTGCCCGTATCGAACAAAATCGTGAAGAATGTGGCCAATAATTACCGCAACCTTCGCAATACTTTGCGCTTCCAAATCGGCAACTTACACGATTTCGATTCAGCCAAATATGCGGTCCCACTCGATCAGTTGAACGCCCTCGATAAGTGGGTACTTCACGAGCTCGGACTACTGGTGCGCAAAGTCACTGAAGCCTACGAAGCCTACGAATTCCACCGAGCCTTTAAGGATTTCATCGATCCCTTCGTCGCCAACACCTTGTCAGCGACCTATCACGATGTGCTCAAGGATCGACTCTACACACGTAGTCCCAATGATCCTCTGCGTCGCTCTTCGCAGACTGCGATCCATATCATCTTCTCCGTCTTCACTCGCCTGATCGCACCGCTGGTGCCATTCACTGCCGACGAAGCATGGAGCTACGCCCAAAACGATAGCGACTTTGGTGATCAACCCATCGCCCTCACTGACTGGCCGGTAGTCGATCCCGCCTGGGATGACTCCGAGACCGCAGCCGATATCCGTGAACTGCGCAATTTCCTATCCACGCAACTGAACGACCGCCTCGAAGCTCTGCGTCAGCAAAAGGCCATCGGCCAAAGCCTCGATGCCAAGGCAGTCATCACAGGTAGCTTGAGCAATGCCGATTTTGCCCGCCTGAAGAAATATGAAGCCGACCTACCGGAACTCTTCATCCTTTCCGAGGTCAGCTTGATCGAATCCCCCGAAGCTAGCGAACTCAAGATTGAGGTCGCCCATGCTGACGGTGTCCGTTGCCCTCGCAGCTGGCGCTGGGTCCCGGAACTTGTCGAAACAGAAGCCTGGGGCGCGGTATCGCCACGTTGTGCCGAAGCTCTCAAATCCATCTAG
- a CDS encoding calcium/sodium antiporter, which produces MFLALINLPFSELHLFWLLLCLVLGFVALTYGGDILTGGAASISTNLKIDPIVVGLTVVSIATSMPEMATSLMAAKENPEIALGNILGSNIANVGLILGIAAIIAPLKIELRMIQREVPILIGVTVIFGLFAMGGGFHKLEGLILLVLTVVYLVYVVRSAKSKDSESAIQEFAEGAQEFAGRSTKVAVILILIGAALLALGADVLVGASVEMAMRMGASEMFVGLTIVAIGTSLPELAASVSAVRAGHGDICAGNIVGSNLFNILLIGGGVSAITGMDVHYHLLLVEFPALVLLSGLLLWFFKSGHIVSRREGVALLFIYFGILSLSALSQFGYFF; this is translated from the coding sequence ATGTTTCTCGCACTCATCAATCTGCCTTTTTCCGAACTTCACCTTTTCTGGTTGTTGCTATGTCTGGTGTTGGGCTTTGTTGCCCTCACTTATGGGGGCGATATCTTGACTGGTGGTGCGGCGTCGATTTCGACCAATTTAAAGATCGACCCGATCGTGGTGGGATTGACAGTTGTTTCGATCGCCACTTCGATGCCTGAAATGGCGACCTCGCTGATGGCTGCGAAGGAGAATCCAGAGATCGCACTCGGCAACATTTTGGGCAGTAATATTGCCAATGTTGGCTTGATTTTGGGAATAGCCGCAATCATCGCTCCGCTGAAGATTGAATTACGTATGATTCAGCGAGAGGTGCCCATCCTGATTGGAGTCACTGTGATTTTTGGTTTATTTGCGATGGGAGGCGGTTTTCACAAGCTGGAGGGGCTCATTTTGCTGGTTTTGACGGTGGTCTATCTGGTGTACGTCGTCCGTAGTGCGAAGTCCAAGGATTCGGAGAGCGCGATTCAGGAGTTTGCAGAAGGGGCCCAAGAGTTTGCCGGGCGTTCGACGAAGGTGGCTGTAATTTTAATCCTGATCGGAGCCGCACTGCTTGCTTTGGGCGCCGATGTGCTGGTGGGAGCGTCGGTTGAGATGGCGATGCGGATGGGAGCCAGTGAGATGTTTGTCGGATTAACGATTGTGGCGATCGGGACCAGCTTGCCGGAATTGGCGGCCTCGGTGTCGGCAGTGCGGGCTGGACATGGTGATATCTGTGCGGGAAATATTGTCGGTTCGAACTTGTTTAATATTCTCCTTATCGGTGGTGGCGTGTCCGCGATTACGGGTATGGATGTGCATTATCACTTGCTGCTGGTAGAGTTCCCGGCATTGGTTTTGCTTTCAGGACTGCTACTATGGTTCTTTAAGAGTGGTCATATAGTTTCCCGCCGTGAAGGTGTGGCCTTGCTTTTCATCTACTTCGGCATTCTTTCTCTTTCTGCACTTTCGCAGTTCGGTTATTTCTTCTAA